A genome region from Lucilia cuprina isolate Lc7/37 chromosome 3, ASM2204524v1, whole genome shotgun sequence includes the following:
- the LOC111675325 gene encoding UV excision repair protein RAD23 homolog A-like: MKLQIKTLNQKSLVVDIEETKTVYELKKELSLYPDIGVRPELQKLIYAGKILVNEDKLSTYNIDVKKFLVIMILKQPVEEPPKAEQQAAKEETVKDIAVDKVKEQEKTQSKSNETTTSPATPVAEAEFKTPTAPTGDSKKDELVAQIMGMGYPEVDVRRALAASFYNPDRAVEYLIEGIPTSPSTPEGESYSDTDADLSMTPFEVFRGDPTFQTLRQALQQHPELLDAAIQRVGETNPELLNLISENQQEFLSMLVDGSDDEEYDDDDLDDDEDE, from the coding sequence atgaaattacaaataaaaaccttAAACCAAAAATCTCTAGTGGTGGATATAGAGGAAACAAAAACAGTTTATGAACTGAAAAAGGAATTGTCATTGTATCCAGATATTGGTGTACGGCCAGAATTGCAAAAACTAATCTATGCCGGTAAAATACTCGTCAATGAGGATAAACTAAGCACTTATAACATAGATGTAAAGAAATTTCTGGTAATTATGATTCTAAAGCAGCCGGTGGAGGAACCACCAAAAGCTGAACAACAAGCTGCCAAAGAAGAGACAGTTAAAGATATAGCAGTAGACAAAGTAAAAGAGcaagaaaaaacacaaagtaAAAGCAATGAAACTACTACCTCGCCGGCGACTCCAGTAGCAGAAGCAGAATTCAAAACCCCAACAGCTCCTACAGGGGATAGTAAAAAAGATGAATTAGTTGCCCAGATTATGGGCATGGGTTATCCCGAAGTGGATGTAAGAAGAGCTTTAGCCGCCAGTTTTTATAACCCAGATCGTGCGGTAGAATATCTAATCGAAGGCATTCCCACCTCACCATCTACACCCGAAGGAGAAAGTTATTCTGATACGGATGCTGACTTATCGATGACACCCTTTGAAGTGTTTCGTGGTGATCCTACATTTCAAACTTTACGCCAAGCCTTGCAACAACATCCAGAACTGTTAGATGCTGCCATACAACGTGTTGGAGAAACAAACCCGGagctattaaatttaattagtgAAAATCAACAAGAATTTCTTAGTATGTTGGTTGATGGTTCCGATGATGAGGAatacgatgatgatgatttggatgatgatgaagatgaatAG